Proteins from one Rosa chinensis cultivar Old Blush chromosome 7, RchiOBHm-V2, whole genome shotgun sequence genomic window:
- the LOC112180299 gene encoding protein MODIFYING WALL LIGNIN-2 has protein sequence MEKLQYGLVLTVSVVASLGVVSFVSCIAAEIKRTREDEIKLVGRLCKLPGSHAFGFGIAALICLIVAQVVGNLVVICSHFCSREKKSSGSKAKQPMILIALLFISWMSFVMAVTLISTATSMSRKQSYGEGWLDGECYLVKQGIYIGSGILVLITVGSTLGLVIITMRKSQVEEGFKGEQSKLNTKL, from the exons ATGGAGAAACTCCAATACGGCTTGGTGCTAACTGTGTCTGTAGTCGCCTCCCTCGGCGTTGTCTCCTTCGTTTCATGCATAGCCGCTGAGATTAAGAGAACAAGG GAGGATGAGATCAAGTTGGTTGGAAGACTCTGTAAATTGCCGGGAAGTCACGCATTTGGGTTCGGAATTGCAGCATTGATCTGTTTAATTGTGGCTCAGGTGGTCGGAAATTTGGTAGTAATATGCAGTCATTTTTGTtcaagagagaagaagagtagCGGTTCGAAAGCCAAACAACCAATGATTTTGATTGCTCTTCTGTTCATCTCTTG GATGAGCTTTGTAATGGCAGTGACATTGATAAGCACAGCTACTAGCATGAGCAGAAAGCAATCCTATggagaaggatggcttgatggtgAATGCTACCTGGTCAAACAAGGAATCTATATTGGTTCAGGAATACTGGTCCTGATTACTGTTGGTTCCACACTAGGCTTAGTGATCATAACTATGAGGAAGAGTCAAGTTGAAGAAGGCTTCAAAGGAGAGCAAAGCAAGCTGAACACCAAGTTGTAG